One Acetobacterium sp. KB-1 DNA segment encodes these proteins:
- a CDS encoding sugar transferase: MDFCLSLAAIIVLSPLYVVLVLTIKKKLGSPVLFKQKRPGLNEKIFTLYKFRTMTDQRDEKGALLPDDKRLTRFGNFLRSTSLDELPELVNVLKGDMSVIGPRPLLVQYLPLYNEQQKRRHEVRPGLSGLAQINGRNAISWEEKFNLDVAYVDTISFIGDWKIIFLTMKKVFKREGINANDSTTMELFQGTKLTD, encoded by the coding sequence ATGGATTTTTGTTTATCTTTGGCGGCGATCATTGTACTATCGCCACTATATGTTGTTTTAGTGTTGACAATCAAAAAAAAATTGGGCAGTCCGGTATTATTTAAACAAAAAAGACCTGGTCTAAATGAAAAAATCTTTACACTGTATAAATTTAGAACTATGACTGATCAACGAGATGAAAAAGGCGCGTTATTGCCTGATGATAAGCGGTTGACCAGGTTTGGCAATTTTTTAAGGTCGACCAGTCTGGATGAGTTACCGGAACTGGTCAATGTGTTAAAAGGAGATATGTCTGTCATTGGTCCACGACCTTTGCTGGTCCAATACTTGCCACTTTATAATGAGCAACAAAAAAGACGACACGAGGTCAGACCTGGCTTATCAGGTTTAGCTCAGATCAATGGTCGTAATGCGATTAGTTGGGAAGAAAAATTTAATTTGGACGTTGCGTATGTTGATACGATCAGTTTTATTGGTGACTGGAAAATTATTTTTCTCACGATGAAAAAAGTTTTCAAAAGAGAAGGAATAAACGCAAATGATTCGACAACGATGGAGTTGTTTCAAGGAACAAAACTTACAGACTAA
- a CDS encoding glycosyltransferase family 4 protein encodes MKKTVWIWNHYATSMYKDRAGRHYSFAQNLRKRGYNPVIFCASTNHFSNENIEIEKNNYRVDVIDEIPFVIIKTPDYVGNARKRLYNMMRFYKNLFPVAKEYAKKNKKPDVILASSVHPLTLIAGIKIAKKFKVPCICEVRDLWPESIVAYSGLKRTSLIAKVLYRGEKWIYEKADKLIFTMEGGTDYIIERGWSKQNGGSIDLKKVYHINNGVDLAAFKRNQTIYKLEDRDLDNEQTFKVIYTGSIRLVNNIKTIVDAARVVKNETVNQIIFLIYGDGSDKKNLEDFCKKNNIDNVVFKGYVSKNKIPYVLSKSNLNIIHFEDNQIKKYGASLNKMFEYFASGKPTVSDCEFGYDLIKKYHCGVVVDQADPKQLAKTIIHFSNMPGSEYQQYCENALKAAKDYDYQRLTEKLIELI; translated from the coding sequence ATGAAAAAGACTGTTTGGATTTGGAACCATTATGCCACAAGTATGTATAAGGATCGTGCCGGGAGGCATTACTCTTTTGCACAAAATCTAAGGAAAAGAGGCTACAATCCTGTTATTTTCTGTGCCTCAACCAATCATTTTTCGAATGAAAATATTGAGATTGAAAAGAATAATTATCGGGTGGATGTAATCGATGAGATCCCTTTTGTGATTATAAAAACACCTGATTATGTTGGAAATGCAAGAAAAAGGCTCTATAACATGATGCGTTTTTATAAAAATCTCTTCCCGGTTGCAAAAGAATATGCAAAAAAAAATAAAAAACCGGATGTCATTCTGGCGTCAAGTGTTCATCCTCTCACCCTGATTGCGGGCATAAAAATCGCAAAGAAGTTTAAAGTCCCCTGTATTTGCGAAGTGCGGGATTTATGGCCAGAAAGTATTGTGGCCTATAGCGGTTTAAAAAGAACCAGCCTGATTGCAAAAGTGCTTTATCGCGGCGAAAAATGGATCTATGAAAAGGCAGACAAACTTATCTTTACCATGGAAGGTGGGACTGATTACATCATTGAACGCGGGTGGAGTAAACAAAATGGTGGCTCTATTGATCTTAAAAAAGTATATCACATCAATAATGGCGTTGATTTAGCTGCTTTTAAAAGAAATCAGACAATTTATAAATTGGAAGACCGGGATTTAGACAATGAGCAAACCTTTAAAGTCATCTATACCGGGTCAATTCGCCTTGTGAATAACATAAAAACCATTGTTGATGCAGCTCGAGTTGTCAAAAATGAAACGGTCAATCAGATTATATTCCTTATTTATGGTGATGGCAGTGATAAAAAAAACCTGGAAGATTTTTGTAAAAAAAATAACATTGACAATGTTGTGTTTAAAGGTTATGTCAGCAAAAATAAAATACCCTATGTCTTAAGTAAATCAAATCTTAATATCATTCACTTTGAAGACAATCAAATAAAAAAGTACGGGGCCAGTCTCAATAAAATGTTTGAATATTTTGCCAGTGGAAAACCTACGGTTTCTGACTGTGAGTTTGGTTATGATCTTATAAAAAAGTACCATTGCGGAGTGGTGGTTGATCAGGCCGATCCGAAACAATTAGCCAAAACGATTATCCACTTTAGCAATATGCCGGGAAGCGAGTATCAGCAATACTGTGAAAATGCCTTAAAGGCTGCGAAGGACTATGATTATCAGCGGTTAACGGAAAAACTTATCGAATTAATTTAA
- a CDS encoding acetyltransferase → MKEKLMIIGASGHGKVVVDIAIKMNIWKHIFFLDDDVSITTCMGYRVVGKTVDAVNYIDEADIFVAVGNNAIRENIHKTLGSAGAKLPVLIHPAAIIGSEVEIGVGSVIMAGVVINSATRIGRGCIINTAATVDHDNRIADYVHVSPGAHLAGMVEIGEKSWIGIGSVVSNNLTVTANCKIGAGAVVVKDITESGTYVGVPARSIR, encoded by the coding sequence ATGAAAGAGAAATTAATGATCATCGGGGCAAGTGGCCATGGAAAGGTAGTTGTCGATATTGCGATCAAAATGAATATTTGGAAGCACATCTTTTTTTTGGATGATGATGTATCGATTACGACTTGCATGGGATATCGTGTTGTGGGAAAAACAGTCGATGCCGTTAACTATATCGATGAAGCTGATATTTTTGTCGCGGTTGGAAACAACGCGATAAGAGAGAATATTCACAAAACGTTGGGATCAGCAGGGGCAAAGCTACCGGTTTTAATTCATCCAGCGGCGATTATTGGATCGGAAGTTGAGATTGGGGTTGGCTCTGTTATTATGGCCGGGGTTGTAATCAATAGTGCAACAAGAATCGGACGAGGCTGTATTATCAATACGGCGGCGACGGTAGATCATGATAACCGAATAGCAGACTATGTTCATGTATCGCCTGGGGCGCATTTGGCAGGGATGGTTGAAATTGGTGAAAAAAGCTGGATTGGCATTGGCAGTGTTGTCAGTAATAATTTGACCGTTACAGCAAACTGTAAAATTGGTGCTGGGGCGGTTGTAGTAAAAGATATAACCGAATCTGGAACCTACGTGGGCGTACCGGCAAGGAGTATTCGTTGA